The Methanobacterium lacus genome includes a region encoding these proteins:
- a CDS encoding restriction endonuclease, with protein MSKLEKDRLVRFIAKVMEESGFKVYKDYKTSRHVIDIYGVLPTVLGDMGVVVACKNYDEHWEVGLDVLKEMEMVGKTLQASKVVVVTSSNFTTSASNYAARKNIKLVDKEGIIAIAKKFSKKDYEYEDSDVDNVEEYGDDQREVYTSIPPSKKSALFSGGNKSLSKVKSKNISPSVNLSGVVPTVKAILHNTIALIVIVLLLSSLITYLIGIFNKSTAVTGMSKILSSAILAYGLVFLVEKNSNEVLTKGTIVFFVSMIIYVVLIIIM; from the coding sequence GTGAGTAAATTGGAAAAAGATAGGTTGGTCAGGTTCATTGCAAAGGTTATGGAAGAATCTGGGTTCAAGGTCTATAAAGATTATAAAACATCCCGCCATGTAATTGATATTTATGGTGTTTTGCCTACGGTATTAGGAGATATGGGAGTTGTAGTAGCTTGTAAGAACTATGACGAACATTGGGAAGTGGGTTTGGATGTTTTAAAAGAAATGGAAATGGTTGGAAAAACACTACAAGCATCAAAGGTAGTTGTAGTCACCAGTTCAAACTTCACAACCAGTGCATCCAATTACGCTGCGAGAAAAAATATCAAACTCGTAGATAAAGAAGGCATAATTGCCATTGCTAAAAAATTCTCAAAAAAAGATTATGAGTATGAAGACTCTGATGTAGACAATGTTGAAGAGTATGGTGACGATCAAAGGGAAGTTTACACATCAATTCCTCCAAGTAAAAAGTCTGCACTTTTTTCAGGTGGAAATAAAAGTTTATCAAAGGTTAAAAGTAAAAATATCAGTCCCAGTGTAAACTTGAGTGGAGTAGTACCTACTGTTAAAGCCATACTCCACAACACCATTGCACTCATTGTTATAGTCTTGCTACTGTCTTCTTTGATAACCTACTTAATAGGGATCTTCAACAAGAGCACAGCAGTCACAGGCATGTCGAAAATATTATCCTCAGCTATACTGGCGTATGGATTGGTATTTCTGGTAGAAAAGAATAGTAATGAAGTTTTAACCAAAGGAACCATAGTATTTTTTGTTTCTATGATTATTTACGTTGTACTCATAATTATTATGTAA
- the cobT gene encoding nicotinate mononucleotide-dependent phosphoribosyltransferase CobT, with the protein MDEAIKCYGSSDKIDNLKCKDSLFLCVIASTETSRIPGITGAGATPELTDYTPAADVELVILGNPICLPEIPKTVVNGGSAPTPAVITKAALDLSEIPFMVADAGAAIKPNVPYININAVPGGNIGTGRAILNSEEIFNKGFILGKTLSKLTDHLIIGESTPAGTTTALGVLTALGYDVDHKISGSTPVNPHDLKHKIVEDGLIASGYKPGELNDEPFKAIDSVGDPMIPAVAGIVMGGDISVTLAGGTQMTAVCAVIKAINPDYDFTDLSIATTIFVAEDESSDLIYLKRQIGDITVFAVDPYFEKSNTEGLINYTKGSVKEGVGAGGAMFAALLKGKSVDEIRARTEQLCREIF; encoded by the coding sequence ATGGATGAAGCAATTAAGTGTTACGGATCATCAGATAAGATTGACAATTTAAAATGTAAGGACTCTTTATTTTTATGTGTTATAGCAAGTACTGAAACATCTAGAATTCCAGGTATCACTGGAGCAGGAGCAACCCCTGAACTTACGGATTACACTCCTGCTGCTGATGTGGAGTTGGTTATTTTGGGAAATCCAATTTGTCTTCCAGAAATTCCAAAAACAGTTGTTAATGGTGGATCAGCACCAACACCTGCGGTGATCACGAAGGCGGCATTGGATCTATCGGAAATTCCATTTATGGTGGCTGATGCAGGGGCTGCAATCAAACCAAACGTTCCATATATTAATATTAATGCCGTTCCTGGGGGCAATATTGGTACTGGTAGGGCAATATTAAATTCTGAAGAAATTTTTAACAAAGGATTTATCCTTGGAAAAACCCTTTCGAAGCTAACAGATCACCTAATTATAGGTGAAAGCACACCAGCAGGAACAACAACAGCCCTTGGAGTTTTAACTGCCTTAGGATACGATGTTGATCATAAGATAAGTGGGAGCACACCAGTGAATCCCCACGATCTAAAACACAAAATAGTGGAAGATGGACTTATTGCATCTGGCTACAAACCAGGTGAACTTAATGACGAACCATTTAAAGCAATAGATTCTGTAGGAGATCCAATGATTCCCGCTGTCGCAGGTATTGTTATGGGTGGTGACATTTCGGTTACTCTTGCTGGAGGAACTCAGATGACTGCAGTTTGTGCAGTTATTAAAGCAATAAATCCTGATTATGATTTTACTGATCTTTCCATCGCAACCACGATATTTGTGGCAGAAGATGAAAGCTCAGATCTAATTTATTTAAAGAGACAAATTGGAGATATAACTGTGTTTGCAGTGGATCCTTACTTTGAGAAATCTAATACTGAAGGTTTGATAAACTACACTAAAGGTTCTGTTAAAGAAGGTGTAGGTGCTGGAGGCGCAATGTTTGCAGCATTATTAAAGGGAAAATCAGTGGATGAAATTAGAGCAAGAACAGAACAGCTTTGTAGGGAAATTTTCTAA
- the ilvC gene encoding ketol-acid reductoisomerase, with protein sequence MKMYYEKDVDVDILKDKTVAVIGYGSQGMAQSRNMHESGLNVVVGLRKDGASWNKAKEDGLTVMTIEEAAAKADVIHVLIPDEIQAKVYEESIKDNLESGNTISFSHGYNIHFGYINPPKDVNITMIAPKGPGAMVRKTYEEGFGVPGLIAIERDYTGDAFKIALAMGQGSGLTRAGVLETTFKEETETDLFGEQVVLCGGVTELIAAGFQTLVDAGYQPEIAYFETCHEVKLIVDLIYAKGFAGMWNDVSNTAEYGGLSRRKRIITDETRLEMKKALEEIQTGEFAKEWTLENQAGKPMLNRLRAIEASLQIEKVGSKLRKLCGLQK encoded by the coding sequence ATGAAGATGTACTACGAGAAGGATGTGGACGTGGATATACTTAAGGATAAAACAGTTGCAGTTATAGGATACGGTAGTCAAGGAATGGCCCAATCAAGAAACATGCACGAAAGTGGATTGAATGTGGTTGTTGGATTAAGAAAGGATGGTGCTTCTTGGAATAAAGCCAAAGAAGATGGTTTAACTGTTATGACTATTGAAGAAGCAGCTGCAAAAGCAGATGTCATACACGTGCTTATACCTGATGAAATCCAAGCCAAAGTGTATGAAGAATCCATAAAAGACAATTTAGAATCTGGTAATACCATATCATTTTCACACGGATACAACATCCACTTTGGTTATATCAATCCTCCAAAGGACGTAAACATTACCATGATAGCTCCTAAAGGTCCTGGAGCAATGGTTAGGAAAACATACGAAGAAGGATTCGGTGTTCCAGGTCTCATTGCTATTGAAAGAGATTACACAGGAGATGCATTCAAAATAGCACTTGCAATGGGGCAGGGTTCAGGGTTAACCAGAGCAGGAGTTCTTGAAACTACCTTTAAAGAAGAAACTGAAACAGACTTATTTGGTGAACAAGTGGTACTTTGTGGAGGAGTTACAGAATTGATAGCAGCTGGTTTCCAAACACTGGTCGATGCTGGCTATCAGCCAGAAATAGCTTACTTTGAAACATGCCACGAAGTAAAACTTATAGTCGATCTTATCTACGCTAAAGGATTTGCTGGAATGTGGAACGATGTGAGTAACACTGCAGAGTACGGCGGTTTATCCAGAAGAAAACGCATAATAACAGATGAAACCCGTCTTGAAATGAAGAAAGCACTCGAAGAAATTCAGACTGGTGAATTTGCAAAGGAATGGACACTTGAAAATCAAGCCGGAAAACCAATGCTCAATAGATTAAGGGCAATAGAAGCCAGCCTTCAAATAGAGAAGGTTGGTAGTAAATTAAGAAAACTTTGTGGACTACAAAAATAA
- a CDS encoding bifunctional N(6)-L-threonylcarbamoyladenine synthase/serine/threonine protein kinase — MICIGIEGTAEKTGVGIVDSEGNILASAGKPLIPEKGGIHPREAAEHHAATIVPLINDSLNQSGLSLDDLDLVAFSRGPGLGPALRTVATAARSLSLMLKIPIVGVNHCIGHVEIGKLTTGAVDPVTLYVSGGNTQIIAYEYGRYRVFGETLDVAMGNCLDQFSRSVGLGHPGGPKVEKMAKNYSKYIELPYTVKGMDLSFSGLLTAAIRKYESGESIEDVCYSLQETAFSMLVEVTERAIAHANKREVMLCGGVAANSRLREMLATMSEEHYCEFYMPPVKYCGDNGAMIAWMGQLMHKNGLVKDIKDTGVIQKYRTDQVDVPWMKSAGKSLKLPKNILEKGAEANIYPGQWLDNDVIIKNRVSKSYRIPEIDLRLRKKRTKQEAKLLGESKRCGVKTPLVFDIDKKNFSIVMEKIDGQVVKEVLDHSDSSTLEKICVEIGENLANLHNCGIIHGDLTSSNLILSGESVYFLDFGLGTISDLVEDKGVDLLVFKKAISGVHNDISDECMRYILKGYENAQDYNAVTKKITEIENRGRYTANYE, encoded by the coding sequence ATGATATGTATAGGAATTGAAGGTACTGCAGAAAAAACAGGTGTAGGAATAGTTGATTCAGAAGGTAACATTCTGGCATCAGCAGGCAAACCATTGATACCTGAAAAAGGGGGAATTCATCCCAGGGAAGCTGCTGAACATCATGCTGCAACTATAGTTCCTCTCATCAACGATTCATTAAATCAAAGTGGATTGTCTTTGGATGACTTGGATCTTGTGGCCTTTTCAAGAGGTCCGGGATTAGGGCCTGCCTTAAGAACCGTAGCTACAGCAGCTAGAAGCCTTTCTTTAATGCTTAAAATTCCTATTGTAGGCGTAAATCACTGTATTGGCCATGTTGAAATTGGTAAGTTAACAACTGGAGCTGTTGATCCTGTTACACTGTACGTTAGCGGCGGCAATACACAAATAATAGCCTATGAATATGGAAGATATCGTGTATTCGGTGAAACTCTGGATGTGGCCATGGGAAACTGTCTTGATCAGTTCAGCAGATCAGTTGGATTGGGCCATCCGGGAGGTCCAAAAGTAGAAAAAATGGCTAAAAATTATTCCAAATACATTGAACTCCCCTACACTGTTAAAGGCATGGATCTCTCCTTTTCTGGGCTTTTAACGGCAGCCATTAGGAAATACGAATCTGGAGAATCCATTGAAGATGTATGTTACAGCCTGCAGGAAACTGCATTTTCAATGCTTGTTGAGGTAACTGAGCGAGCCATAGCACATGCCAATAAGAGGGAAGTTATGTTGTGCGGGGGCGTAGCTGCAAATTCACGTTTAAGAGAAATGCTGGCCACCATGTCTGAAGAACATTACTGTGAATTTTATATGCCGCCGGTCAAGTACTGCGGGGATAATGGAGCAATGATCGCATGGATGGGGCAATTAATGCATAAAAATGGCTTAGTAAAGGATATTAAAGACACAGGAGTCATACAGAAATACAGAACTGACCAGGTTGATGTTCCATGGATGAAAAGTGCAGGGAAATCATTGAAATTACCCAAAAATATTCTGGAAAAGGGAGCTGAAGCCAATATTTATCCCGGTCAGTGGCTTGATAATGACGTAATCATCAAAAACAGAGTTTCAAAAAGTTACAGAATACCTGAAATTGATTTAAGATTAAGGAAAAAACGAACCAAACAAGAAGCTAAATTGTTGGGAGAATCTAAACGTTGTGGAGTCAAAACTCCCTTAGTCTTTGATATAGACAAAAAGAACTTTTCAATTGTGATGGAAAAAATAGATGGACAAGTCGTGAAAGAAGTATTAGACCATTCTGATTCCAGCACCCTAGAAAAGATATGCGTCGAAATAGGGGAAAATCTAGCGAATTTACATAATTGTGGCATTATACATGGAGATTTAACGAGTTCGAATCTGATCTTGAGTGGGGAGTCTGTGTACTTCCTAGACTTTGGACTTGGCACCATATCTGATCTTGTGGAGGATAAGGGAGTAGATTTACTTGTGTTTAAAAAAGCCATTTCAGGGGTTCACAACGATATTTCAGATGAATGCATGAGATACATACTCAAAGGATATGAAAATGCTCAGGATTATAATGCAGTGACTAAAAAAATTACTGAAATAGAAAATAGAGGACGTTACACAGCAAATTATGAATAA
- the ilvN gene encoding acetolactate synthase small subunit — MDENKSHVISALVLHKPGVLQRVAGLFTRRGFNIETITVGPSENEGLARMTIISKGDEKVLEQITKQLNKLIDVIKVRDLEPGITVKRELCLIKVHTATEKARSEVIQYTNIFRGRVVDVSPETLTVEITGDPEKIEALIDLVSVFGIKEIARTGPTAITRGTKTI, encoded by the coding sequence TTGGATGAAAACAAATCTCACGTTATCAGTGCTCTAGTTCTTCATAAACCTGGTGTACTTCAGAGAGTAGCTGGTCTATTCACTAGAAGAGGTTTTAACATCGAAACAATAACTGTTGGACCCTCCGAAAATGAAGGTCTTGCCAGGATGACCATTATTTCCAAGGGAGATGAAAAGGTTCTGGAACAAATTACAAAACAACTTAACAAACTCATAGATGTTATTAAAGTGCGGGACCTTGAACCTGGAATTACCGTTAAAAGAGAATTATGCCTCATAAAAGTACATACAGCTACAGAAAAGGCCAGATCTGAAGTGATACAGTACACCAATATATTCCGAGGTAGGGTTGTTGATGTGAGTCCAGAAACTCTGACTGTAGAAATTACGGGAGACCCCGAAAAGATTGAAGCACTCATAGATTTAGTAAGTGTTTTTGGAATCAAAGAAATAGCTAGAACAGGCCCCACAGCCATTACAAGGGGAACAAAAACAATTTGA
- a CDS encoding branched-chain amino acid transaminase, whose protein sequence is MAFDENGKIWFNGNFVDWKDANLHVLSHVVHYGTSVFEGIRCYDTKNGPAVFRLQDHIKRLINSGKIYRMEIPYSVEDLSQAVLDTIKINQLKECYIRPVAFRGYGELGVYPLNCPVETVVAAWAWGKYLGEEAIENGVNIGTSSWRRMAPGTMPNMAKAGSNYMNSQLAKMESIANGYDEAIMLDYQGMVSEGSGENIFVVLDGAIYTPPISSSLLSGLTRDSVIKIAQKLSLEVREENIPREMLYIADEVFLTGTAAEVTPVRSIDKIIIGNGTRGAVTKKIQENFFSLVNGEEEDEHGWLSYV, encoded by the coding sequence ATGGCGTTTGATGAAAATGGAAAAATATGGTTTAATGGAAATTTTGTAGATTGGAAAGATGCGAATCTACACGTACTCTCACATGTTGTTCACTACGGTACCAGCGTTTTTGAGGGAATAAGATGTTACGATACTAAAAATGGTCCTGCAGTATTTCGTTTGCAGGACCATATTAAGAGGTTGATAAACTCCGGTAAAATATACCGGATGGAAATTCCTTACTCAGTAGAAGATCTTAGCCAAGCCGTGTTAGACACCATAAAGATCAATCAACTAAAAGAATGCTACATAAGGCCTGTAGCATTTAGGGGTTATGGAGAACTGGGAGTCTATCCTTTGAACTGTCCAGTTGAAACCGTAGTTGCTGCGTGGGCTTGGGGAAAATACCTTGGTGAAGAAGCCATTGAAAATGGAGTTAATATTGGAACCTCCAGTTGGAGAAGAATGGCTCCAGGCACCATGCCAAACATGGCTAAGGCTGGATCGAACTACATGAATTCACAGTTAGCTAAGATGGAATCCATAGCCAATGGATACGATGAAGCCATCATGTTAGATTATCAGGGAATGGTGAGTGAAGGTAGTGGAGAGAACATTTTCGTTGTTTTGGATGGAGCAATATACACACCACCAATATCTTCGTCACTTCTATCAGGATTGACAAGGGACTCTGTTATCAAAATAGCACAAAAACTCTCATTGGAAGTTCGTGAAGAGAATATTCCTAGAGAAATGCTGTACATAGCTGATGAGGTATTCTTAACAGGTACAGCCGCCGAAGTAACACCAGTTCGCTCCATTGACAAAATAATAATCGGTAATGGGACACGAGGAGCAGTTACAAAAAAGATTCAAGAAAATTTCTTTTCACTGGTTAATGGAGAAGAAGAAGATGAACATGGTTGGCTCAGCTATGTGTGA
- the uppP gene encoding undecaprenyl-diphosphatase UppP, which produces MDIVQAIILGIIQGLTEFLPVSSSAHLVFMTDVLHLPQNVAFDTVLHLGTLVAVVGYFWKDLVQIIKSFISSLLDLFRGNFKQGLNDEPFKKLSWLIIIGTIPAGLAGILFKNEFEALFSNILYVGIFLIITGFLLWASERVKTGHKDVKDMTLKNAIVIGVFQALSIAPGISRSGSTIAAGLYSGLNRELAARYSFLLSIPAILGAALVQVKDITSFDATIVVFAAGFLAALIFGYLAIKLLMKIIKERTLMIFAYYCWVVGIIVIILTVVM; this is translated from the coding sequence ATGGACATTGTACAAGCAATAATTTTAGGTATAATACAGGGATTAACGGAATTTTTACCAGTTAGTAGTTCAGCTCATTTAGTTTTCATGACAGATGTACTACATCTCCCTCAAAACGTTGCATTCGACACAGTACTTCACTTGGGTACATTGGTTGCAGTAGTAGGGTACTTCTGGAAGGACCTAGTTCAAATAATTAAATCTTTTATATCAAGTCTTCTTGACCTGTTTAGAGGTAACTTCAAACAAGGTTTGAATGATGAACCCTTCAAAAAACTTTCATGGTTAATAATAATAGGAACAATCCCGGCTGGATTAGCAGGAATCCTTTTTAAAAATGAGTTCGAAGCCTTATTCAGCAACATACTTTACGTGGGTATATTCCTTATTATCACTGGTTTCTTATTATGGGCCTCAGAAAGGGTAAAAACTGGCCACAAAGATGTTAAAGATATGACATTAAAAAATGCCATTGTGATTGGTGTATTCCAAGCTTTGTCAATAGCTCCTGGAATTTCAAGGTCTGGATCAACGATCGCTGCAGGACTTTACTCAGGATTAAACAGAGAACTAGCAGCAAGATACAGCTTTTTATTATCTATTCCAGCAATATTAGGGGCAGCATTAGTCCAAGTTAAGGATATAACCTCATTTGATGCGACTATTGTAGTATTTGCAGCAGGATTTTTAGCAGCACTCATCTTCGGATACTTGGCCATAAAATTGCTGATGAAAATAATAAAAGAAAGAACACTTATGATATTTGCGTACTACTGCTGGGTAGTAGGTATTATAGTTATAATCCTAACGGTAGTAATGTAA
- a CDS encoding 30S ribosomal protein S15 → MAAKPEWTEYSNEEIEELILKLRKEGKSTSVIGVILRDQYGIPDVKAVTGLKITAVLEKNGQTEEYPEELINLIKKAVNIRDHLEENPKDLHTKRGLRIIESKIRRLVRYYVREGVLPEGWRYDPKTAALLVK, encoded by the coding sequence ATGGCAGCAAAACCTGAATGGACAGAATATTCAAACGAAGAAATTGAAGAATTAATATTAAAACTCAGAAAAGAGGGAAAATCAACGAGTGTAATTGGAGTAATACTCCGAGATCAGTACGGAATTCCTGATGTTAAAGCCGTAACTGGTTTAAAAATTACCGCAGTTCTAGAAAAGAACGGACAAACAGAAGAATACCCTGAAGAACTCATAAATCTCATAAAAAAGGCAGTTAACATAAGGGACCACTTAGAGGAAAATCCAAAGGACCTTCACACCAAGAGAGGCCTGAGGATTATCGAATCCAAAATCAGAAGGCTAGTAAGATACTATGTAAGGGAAGGTGTGCTCCCTGAAGGTTGGAGATATGATCCAAAAACAGCAGCACTCCTTGTTAAATAA
- the surE gene encoding 5'/3'-nucleotidase SurE, with protein MRILITNDDGVNSSGIVAAKRAVENLGTIDVVAPATQQSGIGHALTLFEPIRVTSTNLMDGTEAFSVSGTPTDSVIIGIYEVTESKPDLVISGINIGENLGKSELTTSGTIGAAMEAATHGIPAISVSLQVSRGDIKFHDGHVALDFRYSEKILNSVAKNVIKKGLPEGADFINLNIPSHPASDKIKCTRLGERMYGIHIQKRLDPRGRPYYWIDGDPVENDEYGTDVHTLKNDRCPTITPISLDCTSDMRSMDGWLD; from the coding sequence ATGAGAATTCTAATTACTAACGATGATGGTGTCAACTCATCGGGAATTGTGGCTGCTAAAAGGGCCGTTGAAAATTTGGGAACAATAGATGTTGTGGCCCCAGCTACTCAACAAAGTGGAATTGGGCATGCTTTAACATTGTTCGAACCAATCAGGGTAACATCTACAAATTTAATGGATGGAACAGAAGCTTTTTCTGTTTCGGGCACGCCTACTGATTCAGTTATTATAGGGATCTACGAAGTTACAGAGTCCAAACCAGATTTAGTAATATCTGGAATTAATATAGGTGAAAACCTTGGAAAATCTGAGCTTACAACATCTGGAACTATAGGTGCTGCTATGGAAGCAGCTACCCATGGTATTCCTGCTATTTCAGTATCGTTACAGGTATCAAGGGGTGACATTAAATTTCATGACGGGCATGTTGCTTTGGATTTCAGGTATTCGGAAAAAATTCTGAATTCTGTAGCTAAGAATGTCATAAAAAAAGGTCTTCCTGAAGGAGCAGACTTCATTAATTTGAACATTCCATCACATCCCGCAAGCGACAAGATCAAGTGTACAAGGCTCGGAGAAAGAATGTACGGCATTCATATCCAAAAACGCCTAGATCCTAGAGGCAGACCTTACTACTGGATCGATGGAGATCCAGTTGAAAACGACGAGTACGGTACCGATGTTCACACTTTAAAAAATGATAGATGCCCTACCATCACTCCAATTTCACTGGACTGTACTTCCGACATGCGATCTATGGATGGCTGGTTAGACTGA
- a CDS encoding methanogenesis marker 12 protein, with translation MVFVGMDHGTTGVSFTILSDQPVHFKIGRDELSKGKASALKELKNRIDIDSIDLMAITYAMGDGVNKITPINQVKDRGILSMDGAGKVTGGGTAVYDEISESGIPTVLIPGIHKNTECLDPRFKAAYSHHASSEKISICYNAYLETGFENMIVSDISSNSVSMIIEDGKIIGAMDACLGAMGIVHGPLDLEMLRDIDDGIKTANECFSRAGAVKIAEVDTNVSQAKEELILKYIKNEPKAELAFETMLMTVLMEIYGLAGIANNNMEGIVLTGSVGAMETPFNFYGKTKEKLENLAPVVKLPPTSGSVGSAQIAKAVFEGADSILGIDVQKGF, from the coding sequence ATGGTCTTCGTTGGAATGGATCATGGTACAACTGGTGTTTCGTTTACCATTTTGAGTGATCAACCGGTACATTTTAAGATAGGACGAGATGAATTATCTAAGGGTAAAGCATCTGCTTTGAAAGAGTTAAAAAACAGAATAGACATTGATTCCATCGATTTGATGGCCATTACCTATGCAATGGGCGACGGTGTGAACAAAATAACTCCAATTAACCAAGTGAAAGATCGGGGAATTCTCTCCATGGATGGTGCTGGTAAAGTCACAGGCGGCGGAACAGCAGTTTACGATGAAATCAGCGAATCAGGGATTCCTACAGTTTTGATCCCGGGAATTCACAAAAATACTGAATGTTTAGATCCTAGATTTAAGGCTGCTTACTCTCACCATGCAAGCTCTGAAAAGATCAGTATCTGCTACAACGCATATTTAGAAACTGGATTTGAAAATATGATTGTATCAGACATCAGTTCAAATTCCGTATCAATGATAATTGAAGACGGCAAGATAATTGGTGCCATGGACGCTTGTTTAGGTGCCATGGGCATAGTTCACGGACCCTTAGATCTTGAAATGTTGAGAGATATTGATGATGGGATTAAAACTGCAAATGAATGTTTTTCAAGAGCAGGAGCCGTTAAAATAGCTGAAGTAGATACCAACGTGTCCCAAGCCAAAGAAGAACTTATCTTAAAATATATAAAAAATGAACCCAAGGCAGAACTTGCATTCGAAACCATGCTAATGACTGTTTTGATGGAAATATACGGACTTGCAGGAATAGCTAATAATAATATGGAAGGTATTGTTCTAACAGGTTCAGTAGGCGCTATGGAAACTCCCTTCAATTTCTATGGAAAAACTAAAGAAAAACTGGAAAATTTGGCACCTGTTGTTAAATTACCTCCAACTTCAGGATCTGTTGGAAGTGCACAAATTGCAAAGGCTGTTTTTGAAGGTGCAGATTCAATCTTAGGTATCGATGTACAAAAAGGATTCTAA
- a CDS encoding XTP/dITP diphosphatase, with protein MKITFITGNQHKVKEARGIFDNFGIELEHVDFGYPEIQGDLVDVAKFGAKHVAVRLGKPVIVEDAGIFIKSLKWFPGTYSSYVQDTLGNEGILKLMSDNTDRYAEFRSAVGFCTPKTEPEIFLGTVSGRIDNSELGENGFAYDPLFIPEGYSESFGELSTQEKNKFSHRRKSLEKFAVWYKDYVGD; from the coding sequence ATGAAGATAACATTTATAACTGGTAACCAACACAAAGTAAAAGAAGCCAGAGGTATCTTTGATAACTTTGGAATCGAACTGGAACATGTTGACTTTGGTTACCCAGAAATCCAAGGAGATCTGGTAGATGTAGCAAAGTTCGGTGCTAAACATGTAGCTGTGCGTCTTGGCAAGCCAGTGATAGTAGAAGACGCTGGAATTTTCATTAAATCCCTCAAATGGTTTCCTGGAACGTATTCATCATATGTTCAAGATACACTAGGAAATGAGGGCATATTGAAACTAATGAGTGATAATACAGACAGATATGCCGAATTCAGGTCGGCTGTTGGGTTCTGCACCCCCAAAACCGAGCCCGAGATTTTTTTAGGCACTGTCAGCGGAAGAATAGATAACTCAGAGCTGGGTGAAAATGGTTTTGCATACGATCCCTTATTTATCCCAGAAGGATATTCTGAATCCTTTGGAGAACTGAGTACTCAAGAGAAAAATAAATTTTCACACCGCAGAAAGTCACTTGAAAAGTTTGCAGTATGGTATAAAGATTACGTAGGTGATTAA